GCGCCTGGACCTCCCGCAGCCGGCGCGATTCGCGCATGGCCGGATAGTGTCGGCGCGCGCGGGGAGAGTGTCAAGAACGAGGCTCGACCTCGGCGAACGCGCCCCGCCGCCGCGTGAGGAACGCGAAAAGCGCGGCCGCCGCGCCCCCGAGCGGAGCCGCCACGCCGTAGGGCGCCGCGGAGAAAAGATCCATGACGGCCAGCTGCACCGCCAGGCCGCCCAGAATCCCCAGAGCCCCCAGCGCCGCCGACCAGGGCGCCGGCGGCTTCCGGGGCGCCAGCGCGTCGTGCGCCGCCAGCCCCGCCGGGAAGGCCAGAACCGCCCCCTGCGGCGGCGTGACCCCCGCCGCTTCCACCGCCGCCGCCAGCACGGCCAGGTACGTCGCCGCGCCCGCCGCCCAGGCGGCCGCCCCGCGTCCTCGATCCATCCGATCAGGATGGACGAAGACGCGCCCTCCGCGTGACGCGGATTGCCGCCGCCAGGAAGAAAAGAGCCTCCCACCCGAGCAGCCCGCAGCCGCCGCCCCCTCCCCCTCCTCCGCCCCCGCCGCCGCCCGCGCCCGGGTCGCTCCCCGGAGGCGGCTCCGCGGAAGGCGGCGGAGCGTCCGCCTCCGCCGGCTCCAGGCGATCCTGCGGGATCACCCCCTTGGGGACGGACGGCCCGCTCCAGAGCAGCCGCACCGCCGCCTGGCCCGTGTTGTCGTAGTACTCCAGGCGGATCCGGACAGGGCGCCCGCCCTCCAGGTCGATCGTCCCGCTCCACTCCGTCAGCGGCTGGTCGATCCCCTTGTCGATCACGATCACGTCGTTCACCCAGAGCCGGGCGCCGTCGTTGGAGACCGTGTAGAACGTGTACGTGCCCGTCGCCGGCGGCGTCACGAAGCCCGTCCAGCGCACCCCGAAGCCGTCCTCGTGGATCCCCGGCATCGGAGCGCCCGCGCCCCAGTCGAAATCGACCGTGGGGTCCACGCGCGTCAGGCTCGGGCCCTGAAGATTCCACGTATTGAAGTAGTGACCCAGGAGCCCGCCCGCGCCGGCCGGCGGAGGCGTCGGCGGCGGGGCGGCCGCGTCGTTGTCCCGGATCGCCGCTTCCGCCGTCGCCGGCGTCCCCACGACGTACGCGGGATCCGGCGCGACCGTCAGGACGACCGTCTCGTCTCCCTCGACCGCCGCGTCGTCGACGGGGAGGACCCGGACCGTCGTCGAGGCGGCGCCGGCGGGGATCGTGACGGGGTTCGGGATCGCGGCATAGTCGGCTCCCGCGGCGGCGGTTCCGCTCACGGTCAGGCGCACGGCCAGCGGCGCCGCGGTCGAGCCCGTGCGGCGGACCACGAAGGAACCCGCGTCGGGGCCCTCCTCGGAAGCGGTGCCGTCGTCGGCACTCAGGGTGACGACCGGCAGCCCCGAGCCCTTGACGATCGTGAACGCGTCGTCCACGGCGCCCGTCTCGCGGAGGAATTTCACGTCGAGGCGGTTTCCGTTGAAGTCGAGAACGAGCGACCCGAGGACCGCCTTCCAGGCGTACATGACGGGGTGCCGGCTGATCGTCGAGGTCACCTGGCCGGAGCTGCCGGCCACGACGTAGACGGCGCCCTCGTGCGCGGGGGTGCCGGCGGACTTCCGGTAGGGGCCGTCGCCGTCCTCGCGGCCGTCGCCGCCGTCCTTGATCATCGCGGCGGTCAGCGTGTCCGAGGTGCCGTAGTGGCCGTCGATGAGGAAGGACCGCTGGTAGTTGTGGCTGTGGCCGGCCAGGACGAGGTCCACGCCCGCGTCCTCGAGGATGGGCAGGAAGTTCCGGCGCATGTCGATGAACACGGTCGAGCGGTCGGAGTCGTAGTTGCTTTTGACGTACGGCGGGTGGTGCCAGAAGGCCACGATCCAGTCGGCCACGGCGGCGGCCAGATCGTTCTTGAGCCAGGTCGCCATCGCCCCGGTGGCGGAGCGGTTCGTGTCGTGGGAATCCAGGCAGACGAAATGGATGTTGCCGTAATCGAAGGAGTAGTACGCCTCGGTGCCGGACGGGACGCCGCCGGCCTCGGCGTTCCTGGGGAGGGTGAAGATGTCGTAGTAAGGTCCCGTCTGGGTGGCGGAATCGGCGCTGACGCCGTCGTGGTTGCCGAGGGTGGGCCACAGGACGGACTTCCGAAGGACGGCGGGGTACATGTCGAAGACGGCGCGCTGGTATTCGGCGTCGGTCCCGGAGGAGTAGGCGTTGTCGCCGAGCATGAGCCAGAGGTCGGTGTGGCGGGAGCCGGCGAAGGCGTAATAGGCGTCGCGGACGGCGCGCTGGTTGGAGTTGGCGGTGCCGGGGTCGCCGAGGACCCAGACGCGGGTGGGCTTGGCGGTTCCGGGGCGCGGCGCCGTGATGAAAAAGTGCTCCGCGTCGCCGCCGGCGAGCGTCCCCGCGGGGGTCCCGATCGAGTAGTAGTAGCGGGTGTCGGGCGAGAGTCCCGTGAGGCGGACTTCGTGTTCCGTGCGGGGGGAGGATTCGGAAGCGGAGAGCGTGAGGGAGGAGGGGCCGGCGCCGTACCGGACGACGCCCGTGACGGCGCTCGAGGTGCGCCAGCGGACGGTGACGGCGGTGTCGCTCCCCTGCTGGAGGTAGGGCCCGCGGGTGACGGTTTGAGCCCGGGCGGCGGCGGGCGCGGCGGCCAGGAGGATCGCGGCGGCGAGAACGTGGGAGGTCTTCATGCTGTCCCTCCGGTCTCTTCGGGGATCGAAGAGGCGATGGAGAATGGCGGGATGGCGGCGGACATGTCGGGGGTGTTAGGATGGAAGCGGTGATGAAGAAACGAGGGCCGGCGGCGCTCGGGTTTGCGGCGTCGCTGGGGCTTCTGGCGTATTTCGCGGCCCTTCTGGCGCGGCCGGGGGAGGGCGAGGGGGAGCTTGTCGTCTATTGCGGGGCGGGGCTTCGCGTGCCGGTGGAGGCGGCGGCGCGGGCGTACGAGCGCGAGGGGCTGGGGCGCGTGCGGCTCCAGTACGGCGGGTCGCAGACGCTCCTGGCGGGGATCGAGGCGTCGCGGGTGGGGGATCTGTACGTTCCGGGGGACGATCCTTATGTGCGCCGGGGGCGGGAGAAGGGGCTCGTGGCGGAGATCGTTCCCCTGGCGCGGCTGCGTCCGGCGCTGGTGGTGCGGCGGGGGAATCCGCGGGGGATTCGGGGGCTGGCGGATCTTCTTCGGGAGGACGTGCGGCTGGCGTGGCCGAATCCGGAGGCGGCGGCGGCGGGGCGGAAGGTCGAGGAGGCGCTGGCGCGGGCGGGCCGGGCGGAGGAGCTGCGGCGCCGGGCGGCGGTCTTCAAGCCCACGGTGAACGAGGTGGCCAACGACGTCCGGGTGGGGACGGCGGACGCGGGGTTCGTGTGGGACGCGACGGTGGCGCAGTACAGGGGGGAGCTCGAGGAGGTGGCGGTTCCGGAGTTCGAGGGGGCGGAGGCGACGATTTCGGCGGGGGTGCTTTCGAGCGCGGCGCGGCCGGCGGCGGCGTTGCGGTTCGCGCGGTACCTGGCGGCGCCGGGGAAGGGGCGGGAGGAATTCGCGCGGGCGGGGTTCCGTCCGGAGGAGGGGGACG
The Planctomycetota bacterium genome window above contains:
- a CDS encoding PA14 domain-containing protein is translated as MKTSHVLAAAILLAAAPAAARAQTVTRGPYLQQGSDTAVTVRWRTSSAVTGVVRYGAGPSSLTLSASESSPRTEHEVRLTGLSPDTRYYYSIGTPAGTLAGGDAEHFFITAPRPGTAKPTRVWVLGDPGTANSNQRAVRDAYYAFAGSRHTDLWLMLGDNAYSSGTDAEYQRAVFDMYPAVLRKSVLWPTLGNHDGVSADSATQTGPYYDIFTLPRNAEAGGVPSGTEAYYSFDYGNIHFVCLDSHDTNRSATGAMATWLKNDLAAAVADWIVAFWHHPPYVKSNYDSDRSTVFIDMRRNFLPILEDAGVDLVLAGHSHNYQRSFLIDGHYGTSDTLTAAMIKDGGDGREDGDGPYRKSAGTPAHEGAVYVVAGSSGQVTSTISRHPVMYAWKAVLGSLVLDFNGNRLDVKFLRETGAVDDAFTIVKGSGLPVVTLSADDGTASEEGPDAGSFVVRRTGSTAAPLAVRLTVSGTAAAGADYAAIPNPVTIPAGAASTTVRVLPVDDAAVEGDETVVLTVAPDPAYVVGTPATAEAAIRDNDAAAPPPTPPPAGAGGLLGHYFNTWNLQGPSLTRVDPTVDFDWGAGAPMPGIHEDGFGVRWTGFVTPPATGTYTFYTVSNDGARLWVNDVIVIDKGIDQPLTEWSGTIDLEGGRPVRIRLEYYDNTGQAAVRLLWSGPSVPKGVIPQDRLEPAEADAPPPSAEPPPGSDPGAGGGGGGGGGGGGGCGLLGWEALFFLAAAIRVTRRARLRPS
- a CDS encoding substrate-binding domain-containing protein, with product MKKRGPAALGFAASLGLLAYFAALLARPGEGEGELVVYCGAGLRVPVEAAARAYEREGLGRVRLQYGGSQTLLAGIEASRVGDLYVPGDDPYVRRGREKGLVAEIVPLARLRPALVVRRGNPRGIRGLADLLREDVRLAWPNPEAAAAGRKVEEALARAGRAEELRRRAAVFKPTVNEVANDVRVGTADAGFVWDATVAQYRGELEEVAVPEFEGAEATISAGVLSSAARPAAALRFARYLAAPGKGREEFARAGFRPEEGDAWAVEPELVLYGGAMLRPAIERTLDAFEAREGVRVTRVYNGCGILVAQMKAAARPDVYFACDDDFMKMVKDLFFEPREVSLNQLVIAVPKGNPQGIRSLRDLGRPGLRVGVGHEKQCALGALTKETLIADRVYGEVMKNVVVQAPAGDLLINQLKAGSLDAVVAYVSNAAGSGDVLEAVPVNVPCALATQPVAVGRGTRHRRLAERLVEALMSPESRRRFEENGFRWKAAP